The DNA window ACTGCCGCGGAAACTGTTCCTGCAGCTGAGCGACCGGTACCGACGAACGAACCGACAGATAGTAATCCGCCCCTTCCCGCAGCCGGGCATCGTGCAGACGCGCCTGCCAGAAGTGCAGCCGGGCATCATGCTCCAGGGCAATCGCTACCACCCGCGACGGCAGGCTCGCCTCCAGCAGGTCGCTGAGTAAATCAAACAGCGGCGGAAAAACCGCGTTCAGCTGGTCATGTTGATAGATCGGGACGGCATTCGCCTGATGGGTCAGCGAAAAGGTCAGCAGGCTGCCAGCCAGGCGCGCCAGCTCCGGATAGAGGCGTTCCGGCGGGCTTTGCCGGTAACGCAGAAAATACCCCAGCACCGGCTCAGCGCTGTTCAGCGCGTTCAGCAACCAGAACAGAGAGACATCGGCCACGGCAAAATCAGCCATCCGTTCATTGCTCTCGCGACGCATGGCCATCAGGCGCGTCAGACGAGCCCGGAGCTGAGTAAGCAGCAGTTCAAGCTGCGTCGCCAGCCAGCGGCTGCCCTGAATCTGCAGCAGCGGCGGGAGAAACGTCTCGTCGATGAGCCAGGCCCCCTGCGAATCCCGCAGCAGGCGTACCACCGGACAGGTCAGGTAATCGCTGTTATCCTGATGGGCGAAGCGGAGGGATAGCTCCGGCTGCATGACGGCAATCTGCCGGGTATCATCCCCGAACTGGTTGCGGACATCGCGCCAGCGCTGCCGGAAGCGCACCGGCCTGTCGGCCACATCATCAGGCTTCAGGCAGTTGCCGCCATTGGCCTTCATCAGAGGCAGCGCCAGCATCACCAGTCCCGTGCGAGATTCGCCCTCCAGCGACAAAGCCGGCGGCAGCGCATCGGCATTGTCCGTATCAATCATCGTGCCATCCTGGAACCGGACCTGCAGCCTGTGAGCCTGCAGGCGGCCCAGTTTGAGCATCTCTGGTTCGAAGGTCGCCTCAACCACTCCCCAGGGGTGGTTGAGGCCCATCCGGGCAATCGCTTCCGCAGCCCAGGCGGCATACGCAGCCTGCTGTTGAAAATGCTGGGGCGACACCATAATGCCCCGGCCCCATAACGGACGTTCGGTTTTCATCATCGTCCGACCCTACGCCTTCGCCTTCGGCATCTGGCTGACCAGCGACAGATTGACGTCCAGCCCCTCGACCTGGAAGTGCGGCACGGCGTACAGCTTCACGCGGAAGAAGCCCGGGTTGTCCTCGATATCTTCCACCACCACGCTGGCATCGCGCAGCGGATGGGAGGCCTGCAGCTCGTCGCCCGGATCGGTCATTTCAGTGACCAGGCTCCGCACCCAGGTGTTCAGCTCCAGCTCCAGCAGACGCCGGTCCTTGGTGGTGCCGATATTCTCGCGCTGGATCATCTTCAGGTAGTGCGCGATGCGCGACAGCAGGAAGATATAAGGCAGACGCGCGTTGATGCGGCTGTTGGCGGTAGCGTCGGCGGTATCGTACAGCGCCGGTTTTTGCGCGGAGTTGGCCGAGAAGAAGCAGGCGTAATCGCGATTTTTGTAGTACGACAGTGGAATGAAGCCCAGGCTGGCGAACTCAAACTCCCGCGTTTCCGGGATCATCACCTCGGAAGGGATCTTCACCTGATTGCCGGTGCCCAGATCGTACAGATGGATGGGCAGATCTTTCACCGCGCCGCCGGCCTGCGGGCCGCGGATCTGCACGCACCAGCCGTTATTGACAAAGCTCTTCACCATATTGGAGGCGAAAGAGAACGCCGCGCTGGTCCAGAGATACTTTTCGTGGTCCGGCCCCTTCACCTGCTCGACATAGTTAAAGCTGCGCACCGGCACGGTGTCCGGACCATACGGCAGACGACCCAGCACGCGCGGCATCACCAGGCCGATGTAGCGGGCGTCGTCGGTTTCCCGAAACGCTTTCCAGCGAATATATTCCGCACGTTCG is part of the Klebsiella quasipneumoniae subsp. quasipneumoniae genome and encodes:
- the tssC gene encoding type VI secretion system contractile sheath large subunit, which gives rise to MSVTTENSPVQGQTALQENTASEGVYASLFEKINLAPAARLGDINDFLDDAALSEAPAAERLTAAMQVFMERIRQSGQRVEKLDKTLIDHHIAELDFQISRQLDAVMHHPEFQQVESLWRGLKQLVDNTDYRQNVKTEILDVSKDDLRQDFEDAPELIQSGLYWHTYTAEYDTPGGEPIGSLISAYEFDASAQDVALLRNISRVSAAAHMPFIGAVGPAFFLKETMEEVAAIKDIGNYFERAEYIRWKAFRETDDARYIGLVMPRVLGRLPYGPDTVPVRSFNYVEQVKGPDHEKYLWTSAAFSFASNMVKSFVNNGWCVQIRGPQAGGAVKDLPIHLYDLGTGNQVKIPSEVMIPETREFEFASLGFIPLSYYKNRDYACFFSANSAQKPALYDTADATANSRINARLPYIFLLSRIAHYLKMIQRENIGTTKDRRLLELELNTWVRSLVTEMTDPGDELQASHPLRDASVVVEDIEDNPGFFRVKLYAVPHFQVEGLDVNLSLVSQMPKAKA
- the tssK gene encoding type VI secretion system baseplate subunit TssK; its protein translation is MMKTERPLWGRGIMVSPQHFQQQAAYAAWAAEAIARMGLNHPWGVVEATFEPEMLKLGRLQAHRLQVRFQDGTMIDTDNADALPPALSLEGESRTGLVMLALPLMKANGGNCLKPDDVADRPVRFRQRWRDVRNQFGDDTRQIAVMQPELSLRFAHQDNSDYLTCPVVRLLRDSQGAWLIDETFLPPLLQIQGSRWLATQLELLLTQLRARLTRLMAMRRESNERMADFAVADVSLFWLLNALNSAEPVLGYFLRYRQSPPERLYPELARLAGSLLTFSLTHQANAVPIYQHDQLNAVFPPLFDLLSDLLEASLPSRVVAIALEHDARLHFWQARLHDARLREGADYYLSVRSSVPVAQLQEQFPRQCKVGSPDHVKAIVNSSRTGVPLTPLRHVPAAIPLRLENQYFSLDVSHPLATEMLQSGTCMFYVPGMLGEPELELFAVLRT